In the Phaseolus vulgaris cultivar G19833 chromosome 7, P. vulgaris v2.0, whole genome shotgun sequence genome, one interval contains:
- the LOC137829315 gene encoding secreted RxLR effector protein 161-like gives MSFSRPDIAYAVGRVSRYTQCPSQDQLDALARLMKYLREGYNDVNWISYSDETKSTSGYVFTLGGGAVTWRSARQNIIARSTMEYEFFALEMIGSEAEWLKNFLANIPLGMKPTPSISMHSLPIDNSYS, from the exons ATGAGCTTTTCTAGACCAGATATTGCTTATGCAGTAGGTAGAGTGAGTAGATACACTCAATGTCCTAGTCAGGATCAATTGGATGCACTTGCGAGACTCATGAAATACTTGAGAG AAGGGTACAATGATGTTAACTGGATCTCTTATTCAGATGAGACAAAATCTACTAGTGGTTATGTATTTACACTTGGGGGTGGTGCAGTTACATGGAGATCAGCCAGACAAAATATTATTGCAAGATCAACAATGGAATATGAGTTTTTTGCTCTCGAGATGATTGGTAGTGAAGCTGAGTGGTTGAAAAATTTCTTAGCAAACATTCCGTTAGGAATGAAACCAACCCCATCTATATCAATGCATTCTTTGCCAATCGACAATAGctatagctaa